In a single window of the Renibacterium salmoninarum ATCC 33209 genome:
- a CDS encoding condensation domain-containing protein: protein MLDNASNSVLETSISSIGGAGSYPVAATQRLLLNIEREYASQQLSAFNRNDLFEITGPFDPTLLQRAFLLATERHEVLRTTFDIRAERQRIHQPGEITPEFVRHDVSGNFSQEALDKLIEARLKVPFEVESQSLVRADLFQTGATQFSLLTSMHQLISDATSAMVLHHDIQEIYGALVEDRPAALSELSFQFKDVSAWGESRRTAEQLSSDQNFWREAIRDASSMVPVATDSTRPMQAALTGRRLELAVPAELTGNFAALAQAHKVTKFVVGQVAIGLLLQEQTSRSEITMGTYSRGRDSVDMDEQIGFYIKTIPLTFRTSPDQSIAEVLQSSQQQLIDALAHQEYPYGEIMKDVGWHRGIDRSPLFDVMVAFDHVDSVELTTQSGGATFTVQNLPRRSKEADLQFVFLKNSEKLDLGLTYNTEIFSQDRAKSFLNRLLEILEAMSQNRPVSELNHLTESTPHV, encoded by the coding sequence ATGTTAGATAATGCCAGCAACTCCGTGCTGGAGACCTCAATTAGTTCGATCGGCGGAGCGGGCAGCTACCCCGTGGCCGCTACCCAGCGACTGCTCCTAAACATCGAACGAGAGTATGCCAGTCAGCAGCTTTCTGCGTTCAATCGCAATGATCTTTTTGAGATTACCGGCCCCTTCGATCCGACTCTGCTGCAGCGCGCATTTTTGCTAGCTACCGAGCGCCACGAAGTGCTCAGAACGACCTTCGATATCCGCGCAGAGCGCCAGCGAATCCATCAGCCTGGCGAGATCACACCTGAATTTGTTCGGCATGACGTGAGCGGTAATTTTAGCCAGGAAGCGCTAGATAAACTCATCGAAGCCCGGCTCAAGGTTCCGTTTGAGGTTGAATCGCAATCACTCGTTCGTGCAGATCTATTCCAGACCGGAGCAACGCAGTTCAGCTTGCTGACGTCGATGCATCAACTGATTTCTGATGCTACTTCAGCGATGGTGCTGCACCACGATATTCAGGAAATATATGGTGCGCTGGTTGAGGATCGTCCCGCGGCACTCAGTGAGCTCAGTTTCCAGTTCAAAGACGTCTCGGCATGGGGTGAATCCCGCCGCACCGCGGAGCAGCTCAGCAGCGACCAAAACTTTTGGCGAGAGGCAATCCGGGATGCTTCTTCCATGGTGCCGGTGGCTACAGATTCTACGCGACCGATGCAGGCAGCCCTGACGGGAAGACGCCTCGAACTTGCAGTTCCAGCCGAGCTCACCGGAAATTTTGCCGCTCTAGCCCAAGCGCATAAGGTCACCAAATTTGTGGTTGGCCAAGTTGCCATTGGCCTTCTGCTTCAGGAACAGACCTCGCGCTCTGAGATCACCATGGGCACTTACTCCCGAGGCCGGGATAGCGTAGATATGGATGAGCAGATCGGCTTCTACATTAAGACCATTCCACTAACGTTCCGCACCTCGCCAGACCAGAGCATTGCTGAAGTATTACAAAGCAGCCAACAGCAACTAATCGATGCGCTGGCCCACCAGGAATACCCCTACGGCGAGATCATGAAGGACGTTGGCTGGCACCGAGGAATTGACCGCAGTCCGCTCTTCGACGTGATGGTTGCCTTCGATCACGTGGACTCAGTGGAACTAACCACGCAAAGCGGCGGAGCAACGTTCACGGTGCAAAATCTGCCTCGACGCTCGAAGGAAGCTGACCTGCAATTTGTCTTCCTCAAAAACTCGGAAAAGTTGGACTTGGGTTTGACCTACAACACTGAGATCTTCAGCCAAGATCGCGCCAAAAGTTTCCTCAATCGACTTCTGGAAATCCTTGAAGCGATGTCGCAAAATCGGCCAGTATCTGAACTAAACCACCTGACAGAAAGCACCCCTCATGTCTAA
- a CDS encoding GNAT family N-acetyltransferase, translating into MSKQPLALLDAERQALQTSTEADPLTREFSADGSECRIVFTACAPEAVEETIAAEKQRAQKAGYTLEWKVYGHDSLPKLPELLTQAGFEPDDRETVLALSVDQAMLPADEALDIRQVTDAQGFNDYEEIAHPLGRRNAAQERQRLAAERESHPGEISIHIAYVDGVPRACGRLYLRAGGHVAELAGGRTHPDFRRKGLFTALVASRVLEASDQGRELVLVDALPTSEPILTRLGFEPITWTMPFVFEPDENA; encoded by the coding sequence ATGTCTAAGCAACCTCTTGCTCTTCTCGATGCAGAAAGACAAGCTCTGCAGACTAGTACAGAAGCCGACCCGTTGACTCGGGAATTCTCTGCCGACGGCTCCGAGTGCCGCATCGTCTTCACCGCATGCGCACCGGAGGCCGTTGAAGAAACAATTGCGGCAGAAAAGCAACGCGCGCAAAAAGCCGGGTACACCTTGGAGTGGAAGGTTTACGGTCATGACTCGTTACCAAAGCTGCCGGAGCTACTGACTCAGGCTGGGTTTGAGCCTGATGACCGTGAGACCGTCTTAGCGCTGTCAGTGGATCAAGCCATGCTGCCAGCCGACGAAGCTCTAGATATTCGCCAAGTCACTGATGCGCAGGGCTTCAATGATTACGAGGAAATCGCGCACCCATTAGGACGCCGGAACGCAGCGCAGGAACGGCAAAGACTTGCCGCGGAAAGGGAATCTCATCCGGGTGAGATTAGCATTCATATTGCCTATGTTGATGGTGTTCCACGGGCTTGCGGACGGCTCTATCTTCGAGCAGGCGGTCATGTTGCCGAGCTCGCGGGCGGCCGGACGCATCCTGACTTCCGACGCAAGGGGTTGTTCACCGCCCTGGTGGCGAGCAGGGTCCTTGAAGCGAGCGACCAAGGACGTGAACTGGTGCTTGTCGATGCTTTACCCACCTCAGAACCGATACTTACCCGACTTGGCTTCGAGCCGATCACGTGGACAATGCCTTTTGTCTTTGAACCAGACGAGAACGCCTAG
- a CDS encoding nuclear transport factor 2 family protein: MAYYRLVDSGDLSLLELFHPEAEYKRPGYPVFKGQQSLKDFYANDRIIAAGKHEIERMFSQDKFIAVEGTLRGSLKSGETVMVKFSDFFDLEQQPNGYLIRSRRTYFDDVKV; the protein is encoded by the coding sequence TTGGCTTACTACCGACTTGTCGATTCGGGCGACCTCAGCCTGCTTGAGCTTTTTCATCCGGAGGCCGAATACAAAAGGCCGGGATATCCGGTCTTCAAAGGTCAGCAAAGCCTCAAAGATTTCTACGCGAACGATCGCATCATCGCGGCTGGGAAACACGAAATTGAGCGCATGTTTAGCCAGGATAAATTCATCGCGGTAGAAGGTACGCTTCGAGGTTCGCTGAAATCCGGTGAAACCGTAATGGTGAAATTCAGTGATTTCTTTGATCTAGAGCAGCAGCCCAATGGTTATCTGATCCGCTCACGCAGAACCTACTTCGATGACGTCAAAGTCTAG
- a CDS encoding flavin-containing monooxygenase — protein MATDHVDVLIVGAGISGIGAACHLRRTLPDRSYAILEAREVSGGTWDLFRYPGIRSDSDMQTFGFKPWKSEDSIADGPAILSYLRETAEEYGVDKHLRYRHRVTAASWSSEPASWTVDFERLDTGATEQISCNFLMMNTGYYNHEAGYQPEFPGLQDYQGRFIHPQHWPEDLDYAGKRVLVIGSGATAVTLVPTMAATAGHVTMLQRSPSYIAAQPKQDPVDRALRKVLPLSVTYPLVKWKNVLKQVAIFKASKAMPKVVRSGLIRRVEKQLPAGFDVEKHFGPKYNPWDQRLCLVPDGDLFTAIRSGSASVETDTIETFTPTGIRLASGKELEADIVVSATGLNMSALSNIKATVDGEPIDMSKVVVYRDTLASGVPNFAFTFGYINSSWTLKVDITAQFTLRLLKYMDAHGYDMVKPEVTDPTMALKPMLDFGAGYMQRSAQNFPRQGSTRPWEVRMSYLSDRAALRKAKFDTPELKFSKAPAAVKASF, from the coding sequence ATGGCTACGGACCATGTGGACGTTTTGATCGTGGGCGCAGGAATTTCCGGGATCGGCGCCGCCTGCCATCTCCGCAGAACGTTACCTGACCGCAGTTATGCCATCTTGGAAGCGCGCGAGGTCAGCGGCGGTACCTGGGACCTCTTTCGTTACCCAGGAATCCGCTCCGATTCAGATATGCAGACCTTCGGCTTTAAACCGTGGAAATCTGAAGATTCGATCGCTGATGGCCCGGCGATCTTGAGTTATCTGCGTGAGACGGCTGAAGAATATGGCGTTGACAAACACCTCCGCTACCGGCACCGGGTCACCGCTGCCTCCTGGTCATCGGAACCCGCCTCCTGGACCGTGGACTTTGAGCGGCTAGACACCGGCGCTACGGAACAGATCAGCTGCAACTTCCTCATGATGAACACCGGCTACTACAACCACGAAGCCGGGTACCAACCGGAGTTCCCCGGCCTCCAGGACTACCAGGGCAGATTCATCCACCCGCAACATTGGCCCGAGGACTTGGACTACGCCGGAAAACGGGTTCTAGTGATTGGTAGCGGCGCAACCGCGGTAACGCTGGTGCCAACGATGGCGGCCACCGCAGGCCACGTGACCATGTTGCAGCGCTCGCCTAGCTACATTGCGGCGCAACCTAAACAAGACCCGGTGGACCGCGCCTTGCGTAAGGTGCTGCCGCTTTCAGTCACGTATCCCTTAGTCAAGTGGAAAAACGTGCTCAAACAAGTAGCGATTTTCAAGGCCAGCAAGGCAATGCCCAAGGTGGTCCGGTCCGGCTTGATCCGCAGGGTGGAGAAACAGCTCCCGGCCGGCTTCGACGTCGAAAAGCACTTTGGGCCAAAATACAATCCCTGGGACCAGCGGCTATGTTTAGTGCCCGACGGCGATCTCTTCACCGCGATCCGCTCGGGATCCGCCTCGGTGGAGACAGACACCATTGAAACCTTCACGCCCACCGGGATTCGCTTAGCTTCCGGCAAGGAGCTTGAAGCAGATATTGTCGTTTCTGCCACCGGGCTGAATATGTCTGCCTTGAGCAACATCAAGGCCACGGTTGATGGTGAGCCAATTGATATGTCGAAGGTTGTGGTCTACCGAGACACCTTGGCTAGCGGCGTGCCGAACTTTGCCTTCACTTTCGGCTACATCAATTCTTCTTGGACGTTGAAAGTAGATATCACCGCGCAATTCACGCTCCGGCTACTCAAGTACATGGATGCGCACGGCTATGACATGGTGAAACCGGAAGTTACCGACCCAACCATGGCGCTCAAACCGATGCTCGATTTCGGCGCTGGCTACATGCAACGCAGTGCACAGAACTTCCCGCGGCAGGGATCCACCAGGCCGTGGGAAGTACGAATGAGCTATCTCTCGGACCGTGCCGCTTTGCGCAAAGCAAAATTTGATACGCCAGAGTTGAAATTCAGCAAAGCGCCCGCAGCGGTCAAAGCCAGCTTCTAA
- a CDS encoding DnaJ family domain-containing protein, whose amino-acid sequence MPKKELDEFDNPATRAARYQEAQEAAAEPEIEIPPFRPDDVAARADAAVDLAVARGDFDNLAYAGKPLSNLGTTLDPDWWVQGLIQRENLTGIGPPAIMLRKEDAELDGVLDKLSAERAVRDALEEFNARVVEARRQLLGGPPVVTKLRDVDQEIQRWRARRSGRAMPSSAEQPKKSPGFWRGLFRAKTP is encoded by the coding sequence ATGCCCAAGAAGGAACTTGACGAGTTCGATAACCCGGCCACTCGAGCGGCCAGATACCAGGAGGCGCAAGAAGCAGCCGCTGAGCCTGAAATTGAGATCCCGCCCTTCCGGCCTGACGACGTTGCCGCTCGGGCAGATGCCGCAGTAGACCTAGCTGTTGCGCGTGGAGATTTCGACAACCTCGCTTATGCGGGCAAGCCGCTGTCGAATTTGGGCACCACTTTGGACCCAGATTGGTGGGTTCAGGGCCTCATCCAGCGCGAAAATCTTACCGGCATTGGCCCGCCCGCAATTATGCTCCGCAAAGAAGACGCCGAGCTCGACGGCGTTTTGGACAAACTTAGTGCCGAGCGTGCGGTGCGGGATGCCCTGGAAGAGTTCAATGCTCGAGTCGTTGAAGCTCGAAGGCAGTTGCTTGGTGGCCCGCCGGTGGTGACCAAATTGCGCGATGTGGACCAGGAAATCCAGCGTTGGCGAGCTCGCCGCTCGGGGCGGGCTATGCCGTCGTCGGCTGAGCAGCCGAAGAAATCGCCAGGATTCTGGCGCGGCTTGTTTCGAGCCAAAACACCCTAG
- a CDS encoding FecCD family ABC transporter permease, whose product MSLRAARPVSARAGAPLRRWVRPVRLGRWSMLLNLRVLLVGLALFLAVVVVSVALLGFGSINIPPGQIVDVLLGRGTGRNELVIMSVRMPRLVTALAVGASLGAAGAVFQSVSRNVLGSPDIIGFSTGAATGAVAQIILFGGGPFEVALAAIGGGLIASMVVYGISRRGGVSGGYRLILTGIGVGALLAALNSYLLTRGGIDQAASANIWLSGSLVGRSWGQAGMTVLCLFVLFPFLAGLGRRLSLLEMGDDAARQLGVRVEGTRVLTLIFGVGLTAAAVAAAGPISFIALAAPQLVRPMAKSAAVPIGLSALMGALLLCAADLLSQWAFGALVVPVGVVTGLIGGVYLIILLAKRV is encoded by the coding sequence ATGAGTCTGCGGGCTGCGAGGCCGGTATCCGCACGGGCTGGCGCGCCGCTCCGGCGATGGGTCCGGCCGGTTCGGCTGGGCCGCTGGTCGATGCTGCTGAATTTGCGTGTGCTCCTGGTGGGCTTAGCGCTTTTCTTGGCGGTCGTCGTCGTGAGCGTTGCGCTACTGGGTTTTGGCTCAATCAACATTCCACCGGGCCAAATCGTCGATGTATTACTGGGTCGGGGGACTGGCCGCAATGAACTGGTCATTATGTCCGTGCGGATGCCGCGTCTGGTAACTGCACTCGCGGTGGGTGCGAGCTTGGGTGCTGCCGGTGCAGTTTTTCAAAGCGTTTCCCGCAATGTGCTGGGTTCACCGGACATTATTGGTTTCAGCACTGGCGCGGCCACTGGTGCAGTTGCGCAGATCATCTTGTTTGGCGGTGGTCCGTTTGAAGTTGCTTTGGCGGCCATTGGCGGTGGCCTGATCGCCTCGATGGTGGTCTATGGCATTTCCCGTCGCGGTGGCGTGAGCGGAGGCTACCGGCTGATTCTGACCGGGATTGGCGTTGGCGCTTTGCTTGCCGCGTTGAACTCCTATCTCTTGACCAGGGGCGGCATTGATCAGGCTGCGTCGGCAAACATCTGGCTCTCCGGCTCATTGGTTGGCCGTTCGTGGGGGCAAGCGGGCATGACAGTGCTGTGCCTATTTGTGCTGTTCCCGTTTCTAGCTGGCTTGGGGCGGCGGCTCTCGCTGCTGGAAATGGGCGACGACGCCGCTCGCCAGCTGGGCGTGCGAGTGGAGGGAACGCGTGTGCTGACGCTGATATTTGGCGTGGGCCTGACTGCCGCGGCTGTTGCTGCCGCTGGTCCGATTTCCTTTATTGCCTTGGCGGCTCCGCAATTGGTGCGACCGATGGCCAAGTCAGCAGCGGTGCCGATCGGGCTTTCTGCCCTGATGGGCGCGTTGTTGTTGTGTGCGGCCGACCTGCTTTCGCAGTGGGCCTTTGGTGCGTTAGTGGTGCCGGTGGGTGTGGTGACCGGGCTTATTGGCGGGGTTTATTTGATTATTTTGTTGGCAAAACGGGTGTGA
- the fepB gene encoding Fe2+-enterobactin ABC transporter substrate-binding protein produces the protein MLSVSACGASSTPAAADNNSSSSADQGTWPRTVKHDAGETTIPKKPLKIVSTSLTLTGTLLAIEAPITATAATTPSSITDDKGFFSQWAKVADDRKVQVLYPKLTLNIEDVIKAETDLIVGSTVGADSTKDQYDQLSKIAPTVMFNYGNKSWEDLASALGVATGHESDAKKTVSEFDTFVTEQAKKLKLPEQPVNALLYQRWPVRLGLQDKQRARSLADRFGLQSRAG, from the coding sequence GTGCTTTCGGTATCTGCCTGTGGTGCCTCGAGCACGCCGGCTGCCGCAGATAACAACTCTTCCAGTTCTGCCGATCAGGGCACCTGGCCGCGCACCGTCAAACACGACGCCGGTGAGACCACTATCCCCAAGAAGCCGCTCAAGATTGTGTCAACGTCGCTTACGTTGACCGGAACTCTGCTGGCAATCGAGGCACCGATCACAGCAACCGCGGCCACCACGCCGTCGTCAATCACCGACGACAAGGGCTTCTTCTCGCAGTGGGCCAAAGTGGCTGATGATCGCAAAGTCCAGGTGCTCTACCCCAAGCTCACCTTGAACATCGAAGACGTTATCAAGGCCGAGACAGACCTGATTGTTGGCTCGACCGTTGGCGCAGATTCAACTAAAGATCAGTATGACCAACTGAGCAAGATTGCCCCCACCGTGATGTTCAATTACGGCAATAAGTCGTGGGAAGACCTAGCCAGTGCGCTGGGCGTTGCTACCGGACATGAAAGTGATGCCAAAAAGACCGTCTCCGAATTCGACACTTTTGTTACCGAGCAGGCCAAAAAGCTGAAGCTTCCTGAGCAACCGGTCAACGCGTTGCTCTATCAACGCTGGCCAGTCCGGCTCGGTCTTCAAGACAAACAGCGCGCAAGGTCGCTTGCTGACCGCTTTGGGCTTCAAAGTCGAGCAGGCTGA
- a CDS encoding alpha/beta hydrolase-fold protein, which translates to MPGSAVGAQSLKDALPRQPPNTLGTQAKVAFALCNGRRRTPLIRPVVAGFISLPNSGEKLPLVILFDGQVWAQDLPVEHTLDTLIDNGMLPPVAVLMIDSLDGGTRSVELPRNSAFINDVADSLLAHGARRGAS; encoded by the coding sequence CTGCCCGGCTCGGCGGTAGGCGCTCAATCACTCAAGGACGCACTGCCGCGCCAGCCCCCGAACACTCTCGGGACGCAGGCAAAGGTAGCGTTCGCACTCTGCAATGGACGCCGTCGAACTCCGCTCATCCGGCCCGTAGTTGCTGGGTTTATCTCCCTGCCCAACAGCGGAGAAAAACTCCCACTCGTGATTCTCTTTGACGGGCAAGTCTGGGCCCAAGACTTGCCCGTCGAACATACCTTAGACACGCTGATAGACAACGGCATGTTGCCACCAGTTGCCGTGCTAATGATTGATTCCCTCGACGGCGGCACTCGCTCCGTTGAACTGCCTCGAAATAGCGCCTTCATCAACGATGTGGCTGATTCGCTGCTTGCCCATGGTGCACGGCGCGGTGCCTCATGA
- a CDS encoding alpha/beta hydrolase, translated as MVHGAVPHDITSNPAQRVICGQSFGGLAAFFAARLRPEVFGSVLSQSGSFWWPQIDASDGGETLTELQNGPRLEARVILQFGSLEGSLTDSNRLLATALSELETNSESHEISGGHDWAWWHAELGSGLRSALASASLTPAS; from the coding sequence ATGGTGCACGGCGCGGTGCCTCATGACATTACCTCCAACCCGGCTCAAAGAGTTATTTGCGGTCAGAGCTTTGGCGGTCTCGCGGCATTCTTTGCAGCGCGGCTACGACCAGAAGTGTTTGGCTCAGTACTGAGCCAATCGGGCTCGTTTTGGTGGCCACAGATTGACGCCTCAGACGGCGGCGAAACCTTGACTGAATTGCAGAATGGCCCCCGCCTTGAAGCACGCGTGATCTTGCAATTCGGCTCCCTAGAGGGCTCCCTGACCGATTCGAACCGGCTGCTAGCCACAGCGTTGTCAGAGCTGGAAACAAACTCTGAAAGTCACGAAATCTCTGGCGGACACGACTGGGCTTGGTGGCACGCTGAGCTGGGTTCCGGCTTGCGCTCAGCGCTCGCTTCCGCCTCGCTAACCCCGGCGTCTTAG
- the gluQRS gene encoding tRNA glutamyl-Q(34) synthetase GluQRS — MAANAAGRFAPSPSGELHLGNLRTAILAWLFARSSDRRFLLRIEDLDRVRAGSEAEQIRDLRVIGLDWDQEPVRQSERLALYLNAIDSLRGRGLLYECFCTRRDIAEAASAPHTLPGHYPGICRNLSEAEKVRRRADRPAAWRLRSAVQDFGILDVLSGPFQGPVDDFVVVRNDGAPAYNLAVVVDDALQRVDQVVRGDDLLSSSPRQGYLASLLGFTLPEYAHVPLAVNSAGQRLAKRDGAVTLAEVGPQKALEMIFGSLGLPPSLTESLAVFDPAAIPREPWVVL, encoded by the coding sequence ATGGCTGCCAATGCTGCGGGCCGCTTCGCGCCAAGCCCTTCCGGGGAACTCCACCTTGGCAACCTACGCACCGCAATTCTGGCTTGGCTTTTTGCGCGCAGCTCTGACCGACGCTTTCTGCTGCGAATCGAAGATCTAGATCGGGTCCGGGCTGGCTCCGAAGCCGAACAAATCCGTGATTTACGCGTAATCGGCCTGGATTGGGATCAAGAACCAGTGCGGCAAAGCGAGCGTTTGGCGTTGTATTTGAACGCGATTGATTCCTTGCGTGGACGCGGTTTGCTCTACGAATGCTTCTGCACCCGGCGAGATATTGCTGAAGCGGCAAGCGCACCGCACACGCTACCGGGTCACTATCCTGGAATTTGTCGCAATCTTTCTGAAGCTGAAAAAGTTCGACGGCGAGCGGATCGTCCAGCGGCCTGGCGATTGCGTTCCGCAGTGCAAGACTTTGGCATTTTGGATGTTTTGAGCGGACCATTTCAGGGCCCGGTAGACGATTTTGTGGTGGTCAGGAACGACGGCGCTCCGGCGTATAATTTGGCCGTCGTCGTCGATGATGCGCTACAACGCGTCGATCAAGTAGTCCGGGGTGACGATTTACTCTCTTCTAGTCCCCGGCAAGGCTATTTAGCGTCGCTTTTGGGCTTCACTTTGCCGGAATACGCTCATGTGCCACTCGCGGTGAATTCGGCCGGCCAACGTTTGGCTAAACGCGACGGCGCGGTGACCTTGGCCGAAGTCGGCCCGCAGAAAGCACTCGAGATGATTTTCGGCTCCTTGGGGCTGCCACCTTCGTTGACGGAATCGCTTGCCGTTTTTGATCCTGCCGCGATACCGCGGGAGCCTTGGGTAGTGCTCTGA
- a CDS encoding DNA polymerase III subunit gamma and tau — protein sequence MTTALYRRYRPDTFADVIGQEHVTEPLMTALRKNRVNHAYLFSGPRGCGKTTSARILARCLNCAQSPTDTPCGSCDSCVELATGGPGSLDVIEIDAASHGGVDDARDLRERATFAPVRDRYKIFIIDEAHMVTSAGFNALLKIVEEPPEHIKFIFATTEPEKVIGTIRSRTHHYPFRLVPPEPLMAYLQLLCDQEKVPVAPGVLSLVVRAGGGSVRDSLSVLDQLMAGAGAQGLDYELAVSLLGYTHASLLDDVVDALAASDAATVFRAVDRIIQTGLDPRRFVEDLLERFRDLIIVQAMPESAQAILRGMPEDQIARMQTQSTQLGRAELSRAADVSNTALTEMTGATSPRLHLELLCARLLLPGAEQTERGMAARLDRVERRLSYAGSATAEQGAPERPAPVVPVSTPEPAPAAPPAVEPRESAASAETADMPENLQKSAPASASPELDDWGIPVQSPPARTQAPAPQTPAQQAPEHQPAAPEPQTLAAQSPAQRAVPPTSSAPANSADGIDMLRRAWPDVLEQLTKVKRSSWALIAPNATPQSFDGKALVLGFGTEGLASAFSRGEHAENLRAAIKATLGLDCQVTATASGAPPANYNSGSSEPNPKGPAQAVDWAGPAEQSTPAEPDWAIEDPRPSEEQPVEQHPIEQYPAEKVRPSTEPDPREKIWQRPVSAQPAAVVEPGWGSISAAPDWISGASDDSQTSAARAPASSEPVAKQPVSAVPVATAAVREKASAVDEPVVAKTSLFQRLSEQAKQSAPPPVATPETYVEDIPSADDETIEESGLVGRAAVERILGGRMIEERPLNRS from the coding sequence GTGACCACAGCTCTCTACCGCAGATACCGCCCGGACACGTTTGCGGACGTGATCGGGCAAGAGCATGTCACCGAACCGCTTATGACGGCGCTGCGTAAGAATCGCGTCAATCACGCATATTTGTTCTCTGGCCCTCGTGGTTGCGGTAAAACGACCTCGGCTCGGATCTTGGCTCGCTGCCTCAACTGTGCGCAAAGCCCCACTGATACACCTTGTGGGAGTTGCGATAGCTGCGTGGAATTAGCCACCGGCGGCCCGGGCAGCTTGGACGTGATCGAAATAGATGCGGCTAGTCACGGTGGTGTGGATGATGCGCGCGATCTCCGCGAACGTGCAACCTTTGCACCGGTTCGCGATCGCTACAAAATCTTCATCATCGACGAAGCACATATGGTCACCAGCGCGGGCTTCAACGCACTGCTGAAAATCGTCGAAGAGCCGCCGGAGCACATCAAGTTCATCTTCGCGACTACCGAGCCGGAAAAAGTCATTGGCACCATCCGCTCGCGAACACATCATTATCCGTTCCGGCTCGTTCCGCCGGAACCACTAATGGCGTACCTCCAGTTGCTCTGCGACCAAGAAAAAGTTCCGGTTGCCCCGGGTGTACTTTCGCTGGTTGTCCGGGCTGGCGGCGGCTCCGTTCGCGATTCGCTCTCAGTTTTGGATCAGTTGATGGCTGGTGCGGGCGCCCAGGGTCTTGACTACGAACTAGCTGTCTCGTTGCTGGGTTACACCCACGCCTCCTTACTAGATGACGTTGTGGATGCTCTGGCCGCCTCGGACGCGGCAACCGTATTCCGGGCCGTCGATCGGATTATCCAAACTGGTCTGGATCCGCGCCGCTTTGTTGAAGATTTGCTTGAACGATTCCGCGATTTGATCATTGTTCAAGCCATGCCGGAAAGTGCGCAAGCGATTCTTCGCGGTATGCCCGAGGATCAAATTGCCAGAATGCAGACTCAGTCGACGCAATTGGGCCGTGCCGAACTGTCTCGAGCAGCCGACGTCAGCAATACCGCGCTGACAGAAATGACCGGCGCCACCTCGCCTAGGCTGCATTTGGAGCTACTCTGCGCTCGGCTACTGCTGCCCGGTGCCGAGCAGACTGAGCGCGGCATGGCCGCACGTTTAGATCGGGTTGAACGACGGTTGTCGTACGCCGGATCGGCTACGGCCGAGCAAGGTGCGCCTGAACGTCCCGCACCGGTGGTTCCGGTATCTACCCCGGAACCTGCACCTGCAGCACCACCTGCAGTGGAGCCTCGGGAATCGGCAGCGTCAGCCGAGACGGCCGATATGCCAGAAAATCTACAAAAATCAGCACCGGCCAGCGCTAGCCCTGAATTGGATGACTGGGGCATCCCGGTTCAAAGCCCCCCGGCAAGAACTCAAGCACCAGCGCCACAGACACCAGCGCAACAGGCACCAGAGCACCAGCCAGCCGCACCGGAGCCACAAACACTGGCAGCACAATCACCTGCTCAGCGAGCAGTTCCGCCGACGAGTTCTGCACCAGCAAACTCGGCGGACGGCATCGACATGTTGCGCCGGGCTTGGCCGGATGTTCTTGAGCAGCTGACCAAAGTGAAACGCTCAAGTTGGGCGTTGATCGCACCTAATGCGACACCACAAAGTTTCGATGGCAAGGCCTTGGTGCTCGGATTCGGTACCGAGGGTTTGGCATCCGCGTTTTCCCGTGGTGAGCATGCCGAGAACCTCAGAGCCGCTATCAAGGCGACCCTTGGCTTAGACTGCCAAGTCACGGCAACGGCGTCCGGTGCCCCGCCGGCAAACTACAATTCTGGGAGCTCTGAGCCAAACCCAAAAGGACCGGCCCAAGCAGTTGATTGGGCCGGACCAGCTGAACAATCGACGCCAGCCGAACCAGACTGGGCTATTGAAGATCCCCGCCCAAGCGAAGAACAGCCAGTCGAGCAACACCCGATCGAGCAATACCCGGCCGAAAAAGTCCGTCCTTCAACTGAGCCAGATCCTCGAGAGAAAATCTGGCAGCGCCCAGTTTCTGCACAACCTGCTGCCGTTGTGGAACCTGGCTGGGGTTCAATTTCCGCTGCACCGGATTGGATTAGTGGCGCTAGCGACGATTCGCAAACGTCCGCGGCCCGGGCACCAGCAAGCTCAGAACCAGTCGCGAAGCAGCCAGTATCTGCAGTACCTGTCGCGACAGCGGCCGTGCGCGAAAAAGCCAGTGCGGTTGATGAGCCGGTTGTGGCAAAGACCAGCCTGTTCCAACGGTTGAGTGAACAGGCTAAACAGTCTGCACCACCGCCTGTGGCGACGCCGGAAACCTATGTTGAAGACATTCCTAGCGCCGACGATGAGACTATTGAAGAGTCTGGTCTGGTGGGTCGAGCAGCCGTGGAACGGATCTTGGGTGGCAGGATGATTGAAGAACGCCCGCTCAACAGGTCCTAA